TGAGATctaatacttataaattttaGGAAAAGGAATAGTGAAATTGGAGTAAATTTTCATCTGGCTTCATCTTAAGTTTATGATTTTTTACGTTTTGGATTCCAAGATTTTGGAGGATTGATTATTTTAGTAGGGAAACCTAACAAGCGAGTTGATAGTAAACTCATCTTTGTTTGAAGGAAAATTTTAgggttatttgatttttttattttttatttatatttttttatttttaaatatatttttatcaaaaataattttttaaaatatattctttttagaatttttagaattaaaactaaacttttttttaattgcaggataaaagatttatatatatatagcaaaaaaatatttttaaaaattacgaatttaaaattagttacaaattaattaccaaaataatatattttctatATTAGAGTATGCAAcaccaataaaaaatatatcaatcactatataaatattaaaaataattaaacatgatgTTTTATACAAAAGGGAGTCGCATACCATCAAAGCGACACCCCTctcaaaagaaaaatatttttttttaattatgttaattttatgttaaaatatattataagtttATGTCCTTAtcgaaaatttagaatttaatcacttacttttattttcaagagtttaatctttttattttttaaatttcaaaatttaagttcaacggttaacattgttattttttttattaaatttggtactatcacattttaaaataaaagttaacataatttattttatgtaaagaatttttttttattttatatgttaattttttttccttttttttatctttatgtttttttttgtttcttactattctttattttaaagtttgaaataaaagttaacataagatttttattttaaattttgaaataaaaatgtcaagattaaaaatttattaatagtaaaaaaccaataataaaatcaaattttttaatttaaaaatatcaaagcaacaaatttaacaaaaagaaaaacatgatTAACAATTGGATcttaatgaattttgaaatttgaaaaatagagagactaaattctaaatttttgaaaCATTCATAAACTTATAGCatattttttaacttcaaattaaaatttttttaaaaaaattaaaaattaatttttaatatttgtataattaTTACGGGTCTTTTTATTTGTGTTGCACAATTCATATGCGGCACTGTAATTTATTGTATAaaacatgggattttgataattaatttgtaacccatgttatttttgtaatttattattattattattatttatattaaaaaatcaagtattaaaattgttgaattttttagatataggataaaatttatagaatatgAAAGCATGGGAGGCTAATTttattattagaccaataaaaaacaTATGTTAAACTTTTGTTATTGAGTTAACAATAACTAATAGGAGAGTGAacgaaaatattatatattaaaaaatatatatttataaaattatggaTGAACTATTCAATTAGTTATCCAACTTTTAAGGCGCTTTCATTTtgattatacaaaaaaaaaatatcctCACAATTTTATCACCTAACTTTTAGagcattttcattttagtcaatCAAGCGTTAAATCTTTAACGGTGGTTGGTTGTATAGGTCACATCATGTTTTTACGTTTATTTTGGCCACTCAACTTCTAAGTCGCTTCCGTTTGGttacaaaaaaaaatccttttttaattattgatcaaggtacaaaatattaatttgtgaaaaaagcgatacaaactaaaataatgcattaaaaatttatcatattataCTTGCTTACCCCCTTGCGAAAGTTCTAAATTTCTTTtagtattgaaattttaaatgtcaaaatatcaaaaccaattaaataaattgttggaAATTTTGTATCCTTTGATTGTGTCGGAcaatttgttactataatattagtattaattaatataatctcTGTGACATCTTTAATGTACAATCAACTTGATATAATAACAGGTCGGTGTTAGGAATATTAgagaattaaaaaagaagaagaaagatctAATAGGAATTTTAGAGCAATAGAATAGAAAATAGTTAGAGCAAGAagaaaattagaaatattttcGAGATGAGAAAAATTAATTCGAGGTAATCACTTAATTGTAAGAGAATGGAAAATGATGGGGCAAAAGTACGAAAATCAAAGGCTTGAGATAATTACATTGAATTTGAGGGAAAAGGAGGAAGGACTAGAAgtgaaattttaccaaaataaagcATGAATCATGCATAGTATTGTAGAGAAAGTTGAAGAGTTAAATAGTAATTACTTAAATTATATAACTATGAAGAAGCTTAATGATTAAGGATAAAATTATGTGGAATAGTGATTGGTGGACTACATTGCAAATCATTATTTCGATTATTTAATTAAGAGCTATTTTAGTATAATTATGTAGAAAAGATGAGAAGAACCCTTCATCTTTCATATATGCTTCACGTCATTCACCAAAACCATCCAACCCAACTTTGTCTTTTATAACAATTAGGTCCTTCCACCATTTTTAAGCTTTTCTAAGCTCAATTTCTTTCATGTTTCCTtagcaaaataaataaaggaaCCTAGTAGTCATCTTAGTTTCATGAAAAGAGAGGCAATATTTGTATTAGAAGTGAGAAAAAATAAGGACTAGATTGTGATTTCAAGAGATTAAGGTAAGGGATGATAAGTTCTTCATGAATTCCTGGTAGTTTCATTAGTTAAGCAcaaatatgttatttaattatgattttaacaatattaaaatgaaaaagaaaagaaaagaaaagaaaaggaacgAGAAGATCAAATTGAAGACAAAGGAAAAGGAGCAGCCAAAGagtaaaaagagaagaaaatactCCATTCAAGTCTTGGTTGTAAGTACTTCAAGGATTTTATCTCATTTCTTTTAGATTTAAACTATAAAGTATgttatttagttaattagttataaatatgttgttataatAGAAAATGACTAACTTTAAAGAAAATAGAACATATTACAAGGACATTAATAAggacaaaaagaaaaatagatgTGACCTACGTTAAAGTATATATATTGTGAATGTAAAATGTGCAGTAAAATCATATATTCTTTGAAATTTATGACttcaaagactaaattataagaTGTGAAAAGTTGAATTGATTTTGTTAAAGCTTATGTAGACAAGATaagaactactaggatattaaTGGCATGCCATTATGGAAATTTGGCGCACTCTTTGTTCTATTTAAGAAATCTGGTGCTTTTCTATTCTGATAAGCACTACAGTGTTTTTCTGTTCTGATAAGCACATTGGTGTTGTTCTGTTCCGTTAACACACTCGGTGCCCTTTGTATCTGTTCCAAATATCCTAAGTGCTCTATTTAGTCTACAATGGGCTAAGAAAGACAAACGAGACATCTGGTAAGTGTGGTTAACAATGAATGGGGTAAGTGGTTTAAAAGCTAtaagttgataaaaattatttatttggaTTAATATGAAGAATGAAGTAAACTTATTCATGTGCTTGTAATTAATATTACTATATTTTAGAAATAGGATTTAAATTCTTGTAGTACTTACTAAGCCGTCACAAAGCTAACGCGTTTCTTGCCAACGTGTAGGTAAAAGCTTGTTTTGACGAACTAGGACAGTGATTGATGGCATCATATCTTCTAGCTTGAAAGAGAGTAGGGCTTAATATTTTGGTTTTAgatatggcatgtacatagatatagttgattcaaatgaaatgtattattggacctagttgtaaattATGAATACTTGTGTTAATATTATGAACTTTGTTATAATTAGAAGATATCACGATGAGTTATTTGATTATTGAGTTAGAATTGAAAGTTTATatgattgaattgtatatttGGTTGATATACTTGTGAATTGAACaggggattaaagtgataagaaaTTTGAAAGTGCAGAAAATCGTGATAAAGTATCGATACGAAAACCCAAAGCTTATTATCGCAAGATTGGTTGGATTAACATCGAAGAAGTTCCATCACCAAATTTTAGGATGACTTTCACGTTACTTCAATTCACGATGATGTCGGtcaatttataaataaagaaacaaCAAAGAGAATTCCAATCACTTTTGCCATCTATTTTTTCCTTTATATGCACTTCAAACATCTTAAGGATAAAAAACAATAATACGAACCTTGCTTGCGGACCAAGAGTAATGGAATTCCAACAACAGAATCCAAGTATTATGATGCTACCATGGTTAGCTGAAGGCCACATATCACCCTACCTTCAGCTTGCCAAGAAGCTTTCTGCCAGAAATTTCatcatatatttttgtttaactccCATCAATCTAGATTCCATAAGAAAAAGTGGTAATGTTCAAGTTGAGCCATCTTCAATTCAACTCATATATCTTCACCTTCCTTCACCATCACAACTGCCTCCACAGCACCACACCACCAGAAGTCTCCCTCCTCACCTCTTCCCTTTTCTCATACCAGCCTTTGATGCAGCAAAGCCTAATTTCTCCAATATCTTGAGTACCTTTAAACCCAATTTAGTGATCTATGATTTTTTGCAACCATGGGCTGCAGCAGCAGCGAATGAGCAAGATGTTGAATCTGTCATGTTCTTAACCACTGGTGCCGATGGTATCTCCTCAGCGGTCCATTATTTTAAGAACCCAACGTGGAACACTCTATCCAAGAGGCTGAACTCAAAAAATATCTTCTCCAATGGTTTGGTGGTATTGAAAATGGTGTTAGAAACAAAGACAGATTTTTGGAATGCTTGGAAAGATCTTCAAACATGGTGCTGATCAATACCTCACGAATGATTGAAGCTCAATACATTGATTATGTGTCTGTTTTAATGGGGAAACAGACAGTTCCTGTTGGACCCCTTGTTCAAGAATGTGGCAGCAGAGAGGAAGATGTTCATATCATGGAATGGCTTGGAAAGAAGGAACCTGGTTCAGTTGTGTTAGTTTCTTTTAGAAGTGACCTTTTTATTTCAAAAGAAGACATGGAGGAGATAGCTATGGGGCTAGAACTTAGCAAGATTTGTTTTATATGGGCTGTGGGATTTCAAGGTGGATATAACACTGCTTTATTGGAAGGCTTTTCAAAGAGATTTGAGAAGAGAGGTTTGATGGTGCAAAGATGGGTTCCAAAGGCAAAAATACTTAGCCATTCAAGCATAGGTGGGTTTGTGAGTCATTGTGGGTGGAATTCAACACTAGAAGGCATCATCAATGGTGTACCAATCATAGCAATGCCAATAAAAAATGACCAGCCTTTTAATGCCAAGGTGGTGACAGAACTGTTGAAAAGTCAAATAAGGTaagtgttgaaaagtcaaaaatggtgggaggtgcaattggcaccgaaagaaaaaaaatagttggtaagttgtttaaagttgaaagggataattacaattttggtccctaatttttaggccatttgcaagttagtccctaaacctcaactacaaataggcctaaccatttctcatttcaactatcccaaccaatctttctctcttagttttctctcttctcctatttgagaattcttaaggaattctatttgtttgtaatattttggagatagtaaagttattatctggtgttagtgcccgaggacgtaggtataatttaccgaacctcgttaaaaatcttgtgttctttcttgtcctatttttctttcaatatttgagggtataatagtagtatttaattgtgctattaaattacgatagaaggaatattctgactaaggaaagacttggtatttaagagatccttgtgatccacctctcttccttgggaattgaactttgtgtgattttt
The Gossypium hirsutum isolate 1008001.06 chromosome A07, Gossypium_hirsutum_v2.1, whole genome shotgun sequence genome window above contains:
- the LOC107955906 gene encoding flavanone 7-O-glucoside 2''-O-beta-L-rhamnosyltransferase-like, encoding MEFQQQNPSIMMLPWLAEGHISPYLQLAKKLSARNFIIYFCLTPINLDSIRKSGNVQVEPSSIQLIYLHLPSPSQLPPQHHTTRSLPPHLFPFLIPAFDAAKPNFSNILSTFKPNLVIYDFLQPWAAAAANEQDVESVMFLTTGADGISSAVHYFKNPTWNTLSKRLNSKNIFSNGLVVLKMVLETKTDFWNAWKDLQTWC
- the LOC121203667 gene encoding cyanidin-3-O-glucoside 2-O-glucuronosyltransferase-like, translating into MIEAQYIDYVSVLMGKQTVPVGPLVQECGSREEDVHIMEWLGKKEPGSVVLVSFRSDLFISKEDMEEIAMGLELSKICFIWAVGFQGGYNTALLEGFSKRFEKRGLMVQRWVPKAKILSHSSIGGFVSHCGWNSTLEGIINGVPIIAMPIKNDQPFNAKVVTELLKSQIR